The Manis javanica isolate MJ-LG chromosome 13, MJ_LKY, whole genome shotgun sequence region CTTGCATTATTAAAGCCTTCCACTTTATAATGGATgaaaatccattcatttatctttttaagatAGTACTGTGGTTTGGAACAAACATGCATTTTCCCCTTATTTTGAATCACACAAGAATAGTCTCTTTTAGCTACTATTTATTGAGAACTTCTGTATGCCAGCCATAGGATCTGTTACTTACACACATCCTGTCAGTTAATTCTCGTGACAATTCTGGGAGATAAGGGTTTATAGCATCTTGTTCTTCCATTGTGGAACCTGAGCCTTGGATATCACCTGTAATTTACCGATGGTCATTAATGGGAaatgctgggatttgaatccaggtctgactccagagcttgTACTCCTAAACATAATTTTAGTTATTGCTTAGAAAAAAAATCGGTTACAAACTATTTCCTACAAAAGAAGCTTTGAGTATTATTTCagtttaaaatggaataataaagtaGAGTTGGAGGGGTCTTCAGACATTACCTtgcccaatttatttatttattttttgcccaatttattttacaagtgagaGAACTAAGTCCCACAGAGATTGCCTTGGCCCAAGGTtataaaactattaaaagaaaTTGAGCTGTTTTAGGGGGGCCTGGGAGAAAAAAtggaatttctgttttttctcttgcCTCTAGATTATAAAGTAAACTTTGTGGCCTCTTTTTAAAGTGTCTGGCCATCTGCAAGATGCGAAACCTTTCATTATGATTAAACAATATGGGTCTTTAAAATCATTCAAGTCAGTGTTCTTAAAGCTCATCACAAACTGACTAAGTAAAAGTTCCATTGTTTGACCATATTCATATAGAATCTTGGAAACATAGTCTTTGCATTATTAGAGAAAATATAGATTTGATGGACATTGTATATTAAGAGTTTTGtggaaattaattttatgaatgTTTTTAGCAACCTTTCTCCCCATAGCGTAGGTAATAGAGTTTTTGTCGGTTATTCAAAAGAAGGGTGaatgttttgtactttttctttttcagatttcactGTGGGGAAATAAATGTGATCTATCTATATCAGGTGGAGAAAACAGTTCTCAGAAGACCAATATACTAAATTCCTTGGAAGACCTAAAACCTTTCATTTTAGTGAATGACGTGGAACATCTTTGGTCATTGCTTAGCAATtgcaagaaaacaagagaaaaaacatCTGTTATTAGAGTGGATATTGTTCTGGATAATTCTGGTTTTGAACTTGTTACAGATTTAGTGTTAGCTGACTTCTTGTTGTCCTCTAAATTGGCcactgaaattcatttttatggaAAAGCTATTCCATGGTTTGTTTCTGATACTACTATGCATGATTTTAACTGGTTAGTTGAACAAGTaaaacatgctaatcataagtGGATGTCCAAGAGTGGGATTGACTGGGAAAACTATATTAAAACAGGCAGATGGGTTTACCATGATCATATATTTTGGACTCTGCCTCATGAATTCTGTGCAATGTCTCAGGTTGCTCCTGATTTATATGCTGACCTACAAAAggcacatttaatttttttcaagggtGATTTGAATTACAGGAAGCTGACAGGTGACAGAAAGTGGGAATTTACCACTCCATTTCATCAGGCTTTGAATGGCTTCCATCCTGCAcctctgtgcagtataagaacttTAAAAGCTGAGGTTCAGGTTGGTCTGCAACCTGGGCAGGGTGAACAACTCACAGCTTCTGAGCCCAGCTGGCTGACCACTGGGAAATACGGAATATTACAGTTTGATGGTCCACTTAGACTTGGTTTAGGAACCCTTCCTTAAATTGTGTAGGAAGATCCGACAGGCACTTTTCATTCCCAGAAAAGCAGCATGTGCATTTAGTCCCTTGGCTGCACTGCATCAGCTCTGAGAAGTTTTTGGCTTCTTGATGCTCA contains the following coding sequences:
- the ARMT1 gene encoding damage-control phosphatase ARMT1 isoform X2, coding for MEAEKKAISLLSKLRNELQTDKPIVPLVEKFIDTDIWNQYLEYQQSLLSENAGKPRWFYSPWLFVECYMYRRIHEAMIQSPPIDDFDVFKESKKQNFFESQESVIALCTHLQELMKTIEALDENQLKNEFFKLIQISLWGNKCDLSISGGENSSQKTNILNSLEDLKPFILVNDVEHLWSLLSNCKKTREKTSVIRVDIVLDNSGFELVTDLVLADFLLSSKLATEIHFYGKAIPWFVSDTTMHDFNWLVEQVKHANHKWMSKSGIDWENYIKTGRWVYHDHIFWTLPHEFCAMSQVAPDLYADLQKAHLIFFKGDLNYRKLTGDRKWEFTTPFHQALNGFHPAPLCSIRTLKAEVQVGLQPGQGEQLTASEPSWLTTGKYGILQFDGPLRLGLGTLP
- the ARMT1 gene encoding damage-control phosphatase ARMT1 isoform X1, which encodes MAAPPESLSGRDVGSFAYLTIKDRIPQILTKVIDTLHRHKSEFFEKHGEKGMEAEKKAISLLSKLRNELQTDKPIVPLVEKFIDTDIWNQYLEYQQSLLSENAGKPRWFYSPWLFVECYMYRRIHEAMIQSPPIDDFDVFKESKKQNFFESQESVIALCTHLQELMKTIEALDENQLKNEFFKLIQISLWGNKCDLSISGGENSSQKTNILNSLEDLKPFILVNDVEHLWSLLSNCKKTREKTSVIRVDIVLDNSGFELVTDLVLADFLLSSKLATEIHFYGKAIPWFVSDTTMHDFNWLVEQVKHANHKWMSKSGIDWENYIKTGRWVYHDHIFWTLPHEFCAMSQVAPDLYADLQKAHLIFFKGDLNYRKLTGDRKWEFTTPFHQALNGFHPAPLCSIRTLKAEVQVGLQPGQGEQLTASEPSWLTTGKYGILQFDGPLRLGLGTLP